A window from Marinagarivorans cellulosilyticus encodes these proteins:
- a CDS encoding PBPRA1643 family SWIM/SEC-C metal-binding motif protein, with product MSKFFFKGRQDARQNHVTCGYKTNASHKTGSKKFPLTLVVTSLARQQEVEQLVNGAGLHANIQLDEREGAVESVAQLTALLNKGATVKQEKVLTRNEPCSCGSGKKFKKCCG from the coding sequence ATGTCAAAATTCTTTTTTAAAGGCCGCCAAGACGCGCGCCAAAATCATGTAACTTGTGGTTATAAAACTAATGCAAGCCACAAAACGGGCAGTAAAAAATTCCCGCTTACACTGGTGGTGACCAGCTTGGCGAGACAACAAGAGGTTGAGCAGTTGGTGAACGGTGCGGGCTTGCACGCAAATATACAATTAGATGAGCGCGAAGGGGCAGTAGAGTCTGTAGCCCAGCTTACGGCATTACTAAATAAAGGGGCTACCGTTAAACAGGAAAAAGTACTTACACGTAACGAGCCTTGCAGCTGTGGTAGCGGGAAAAAATTTAAAAAGTGTTGTGGTTAA
- a CDS encoding Nramp family divalent metal transporter has product MRLLHVILPGLLVAATGVGAGDLATASIAGSLLGVSVLWAVIAGGAMKFFLTEGIGRWQLASQLSLLGGVKKYFGRAVGLCFLPYLLLWSFFVGAALISACGVTLNALLPLFTDPSTGKIVLGMFCSIGGLLMLKMGGFTLFEKVMGTCITAMFVTVVATAIVLWPSTTEVLSGAFIPRFEAIHWQHFNWIVALIGGVGGTVTMLCYGYWIREKGRTGTESIAICRIDLIVGYSATVLFGIAMVIIASHIEISGTGADLLVKLAQQLEDTLGVWGRWIFLIGAFGAVFSSLLGVWQAVPLIFCETWQLFIKSAATQNNVEATNSNAVKRLSQSQEYFYFQIALAVIPLLGLWVSFKNAQQFYALTGALFIPLMALALLILNNYKIKKAFSNGWISNIALCITLLFFAYLAAAKFMKL; this is encoded by the coding sequence ATGCGGTTACTTCACGTTATTCTTCCCGGGCTACTCGTGGCAGCAACCGGTGTTGGTGCGGGCGATTTGGCCACGGCCAGCATTGCAGGCAGCTTATTGGGCGTATCTGTTTTGTGGGCCGTTATTGCTGGCGGCGCCATGAAGTTTTTTTTAACCGAAGGCATCGGCCGCTGGCAACTTGCCAGCCAACTCTCGCTGTTGGGCGGCGTAAAAAAATACTTTGGCCGCGCAGTCGGCCTATGCTTTTTACCGTATTTATTGCTGTGGTCATTTTTTGTCGGCGCGGCTTTAATTTCCGCCTGCGGCGTTACGCTTAATGCATTACTTCCACTATTCACAGACCCATCAACAGGTAAAATTGTACTCGGCATGTTCTGCAGCATCGGCGGCCTATTGATGTTGAAAATGGGTGGCTTTACCCTATTTGAAAAAGTAATGGGCACCTGTATTACTGCCATGTTTGTTACCGTGGTGGCCACCGCCATTGTCCTGTGGCCTTCCACAACCGAAGTACTTTCGGGAGCGTTTATTCCTCGTTTTGAAGCTATACATTGGCAACACTTCAATTGGATCGTCGCCCTTATCGGTGGTGTCGGCGGTACCGTAACCATGTTGTGTTATGGCTATTGGATTCGCGAAAAAGGCCGAACCGGCACAGAATCTATCGCCATTTGCCGCATTGATTTAATCGTAGGTTATAGCGCCACAGTATTATTCGGCATTGCCATGGTAATTATTGCTAGCCATATTGAAATATCCGGCACAGGGGCCGACCTACTGGTAAAACTGGCACAGCAGCTGGAAGACACTCTAGGGGTTTGGGGGCGCTGGATATTTTTAATCGGCGCCTTTGGTGCGGTATTTAGCAGCCTACTGGGTGTATGGCAAGCAGTCCCATTAATATTTTGCGAGACTTGGCAGCTTTTTATAAAATCAGCAGCAACACAAAACAACGTAGAAGCAACAAACTCAAACGCTGTTAAACGCTTGTCTCAATCACAAGAATACTTTTATTTTCAAATTGCTTTAGCAGTAATTCCGTTACTCGGCCTTTGGGTAAGCTTTAAAAATGCACAACAGTTTTACGCCTTAACTGGGGCGCTGTTTATCCCCCTTATGGCGCTAGCGTTACTGATTCTCAATAATTACAAGATTAAAAAAGCGTTTAGTAATGGCTGGATTAGCAATATAGCACTGTGCATTACACTCTTATTTTTTGCTTATTTGGCGGCGGCTAAATTTATGAAATTATAG
- a CDS encoding ATP-binding protein has protein sequence MAEFLFPRFMEGTLREALLDTPAVLIHGSRQCGKTTLAQSVGNSLGYHYITFDDVNQLNAAKLDPIGFVQSLPDKVILDEVQRTPELFTAIKASIDADRQPGRFMLTGSANVMLLPKLADSLAERIEIIPLRPLAGAEVNAGGPSHEKPSFLMQLFCGSLGQSVNQGSYARLGESLAEIVCQGGYPAAIARTSAKRRTSWYRDYITTIIQRDIQDIASIRNLDILPRLLELAATQTARLFNAADLASPFSISRPTIREYLTLLEQIFLLEQLQPWHSNRLSRLIKTPKMHLTDTGLICSLMGVNAQSLWQDKALLGQVLETYIYQELRKHADWHDEELKFYHFRNKDKVEVDIIIEQGQQLVGVEIKAAATVLPSDFKGLKKLQAACGDRFVAGVLFYDGDNILPFGHQLFAVPISVFTSGKLAGSV, from the coding sequence ATGGCCGAATTTCTATTCCCTCGATTTATGGAAGGCACACTACGCGAGGCGCTGCTAGATACCCCTGCGGTACTCATCCATGGTTCACGCCAGTGCGGTAAAACCACGCTGGCCCAGAGCGTGGGCAATAGTTTGGGGTACCACTACATTACCTTCGATGATGTTAACCAGCTCAATGCTGCAAAACTTGACCCTATAGGTTTTGTACAAAGCTTGCCCGATAAGGTTATCTTGGATGAGGTGCAACGCACCCCAGAACTATTTACTGCAATCAAGGCAAGCATCGATGCTGATCGTCAACCTGGTCGCTTTATGCTTACTGGGTCAGCAAATGTGATGCTTTTGCCTAAACTAGCGGATTCACTGGCAGAGCGGATCGAGATTATCCCCTTGCGCCCCTTAGCAGGCGCGGAAGTGAATGCGGGAGGACCATCCCATGAAAAACCCTCTTTCTTAATGCAGCTTTTTTGTGGCTCTTTGGGGCAGTCGGTGAATCAGGGCAGCTATGCACGGCTGGGGGAGTCCTTAGCGGAAATCGTTTGCCAAGGAGGCTACCCAGCAGCAATAGCTCGCACCAGTGCGAAGCGCCGCACCTCATGGTATCGAGATTACATCACCACAATTATTCAGCGTGACATTCAAGATATAGCGAGCATTCGCAATCTCGATATCTTACCAAGGCTATTGGAATTAGCCGCCACTCAAACAGCAAGGCTATTTAATGCCGCGGACCTAGCCTCCCCCTTTTCTATTAGCCGGCCCACCATTCGTGAATATTTGACGTTATTAGAGCAGATATTTCTACTTGAACAATTGCAACCGTGGCACAGTAATCGCCTCAGCCGACTGATCAAAACCCCCAAAATGCACCTCACCGACACCGGCTTAATTTGTTCTCTGATGGGAGTAAATGCTCAAAGCTTGTGGCAGGATAAAGCATTGCTAGGTCAGGTACTTGAGACCTATATTTATCAAGAACTGCGCAAACATGCAGACTGGCATGACGAAGAGCTAAAGTTCTACCACTTTCGCAATAAAGACAAGGTGGAAGTGGATATCATCATCGAACAAGGGCAGCAGTTAGTTGGCGTCGAGATTAAGGCTGCAGCAACAGTGCTACCGAGCGACTTTAAAGGCTTAAAGAAGCTGCAAGCAGCCTGCGGGGATAGGTTTGTTGCTGGTGTGCTTTTTTATGATGGTGATAACATTCTGCCCTTCGGCCACCAACTTTTTGCAGTGCCGATAAGTGTTTTTACATCCGGAAAATTAGCAGGTAGCGTATGA
- a CDS encoding polysaccharide deacetylase family protein, with protein sequence MSHTILLSRWGLPALLSLSTIACTGGTTPPDSSTNSSENALPSSSSQPIISSSSAQSSSIAQVSSSSVAVSSSSTAQSSSSEAISSSSSSEAPPINLPLVIAINAGSTSPANYDGETYQADKYSTGGTANSTTDPIGGVAEDALFQSERYGEYSYSIPVLTGTYTTVLHMVEMYNTAAGARSFDTTIENTQVLSALDLYSQVGHDGAYSFTSDPIRVTDGKLDIALTPLMDQGTLSGFAVYSADGGIDTSVPEPEPSNCNGYVGITFDDGPANTTAFVNALKDNGLVPVTFFINGNKIGQNPGAIAQMLTVGEVQNHLYTHTNMVNSGYNYQQAYNELQQNNQAIQNAGAPKPTIFRPPEGASNSEHQRAASDLGMITITWTNDSSDWSGVSTSAIVNAANQLGDGDVILMHENQNNTLAAIPQIAANLKAKGLCPGRVDPNNSNGGRGRAIAP encoded by the coding sequence ATGTCACATACTATTTTGCTCTCGCGCTGGGGGCTACCGGCCTTATTGTCGCTATCTACAATTGCTTGCACTGGCGGAACCACGCCGCCTGACAGCAGCACTAATTCATCTGAAAATGCACTGCCAAGCAGCTCGTCGCAGCCAATCATTAGCTCGTCTAGCGCTCAATCATCAAGCATTGCCCAGGTTTCATCCTCAAGCGTCGCGGTATCTTCATCGAGTACTGCCCAATCCAGCAGCTCTGAAGCAATTAGCTCAAGCTCTTCCAGCGAAGCCCCGCCAATTAACCTTCCGTTAGTTATTGCCATCAACGCCGGTTCCACTAGCCCTGCGAACTATGATGGCGAAACCTACCAAGCCGATAAATATTCTACTGGCGGCACAGCCAATTCCACCACAGACCCCATTGGCGGCGTTGCAGAAGATGCGTTATTCCAAAGCGAACGCTATGGCGAATACAGTTACTCTATTCCCGTTTTAACGGGTACCTATACGACTGTTTTGCATATGGTCGAAATGTATAACACTGCAGCCGGTGCGCGCTCTTTCGATACCACCATCGAAAACACTCAAGTTTTGTCTGCCCTCGACCTGTACAGCCAAGTGGGCCACGATGGCGCCTACAGCTTCACCTCAGACCCTATTCGCGTTACCGACGGTAAGCTGGACATTGCCCTAACCCCATTAATGGACCAAGGCACTCTGAGCGGGTTTGCCGTTTATTCTGCCGATGGCGGCATAGATACCAGCGTGCCGGAGCCAGAGCCTTCTAACTGTAATGGCTATGTGGGTATTACCTTTGACGATGGCCCCGCCAATACCACAGCCTTTGTTAACGCCCTTAAAGATAACGGCCTTGTACCGGTAACCTTCTTTATTAACGGCAATAAAATTGGCCAAAACCCAGGCGCTATTGCGCAGATGCTAACTGTAGGTGAAGTGCAAAACCATTTGTATACGCACACCAATATGGTCAACAGCGGTTACAACTATCAGCAAGCGTACAACGAACTGCAGCAGAACAACCAAGCCATTCAAAATGCCGGTGCGCCTAAGCCCACAATCTTCCGCCCACCGGAAGGCGCCTCCAATAGTGAGCATCAGCGCGCCGCATCAGATCTGGGCATGATCACCATTACTTGGACCAACGACTCATCAGACTGGAGCGGTGTGAGTACTTCAGCCATTGTGAACGCAGCTAATCAACTTGGGGATGGTGACGTTATTTTGATGCACGAAAATCAGAACAACACCTTGGCTGCGATCCCACAGATTGCTGCCAACCTAAAAGCCAAAGGACTATGCCCTGGAAGAGTGGACCCGAATAATTCCAACGGAGGTAGAGGCAGAGCTATAGCGCCTTAG